In Myxocyprinus asiaticus isolate MX2 ecotype Aquarium Trade chromosome 16, UBuf_Myxa_2, whole genome shotgun sequence, a single window of DNA contains:
- the prpf31 gene encoding U4/U6 small nuclear ribonucleoprotein Prp31 produces MSLADELLADLEEAGDEEDGLYAGGEGGDSDGEPGESQTDGGLEDIPEEMEVDYSGTESVTSIAKLRHSKPFAEIMDKVSQYVGNQRKNSEVSGPVEADPEYRLIVAANNLTVEIDNELNIIHKFVRDKYSKRFPELESLVPNALDYIRTVKELGNNLEKCKNNETLQQILTNATIMVVSVTASTTQGTMLGEDELQRLEEACDIALELNQSKHRIYEYVESRMSFIAPNLSIIVGASTAAKIMGIAGGLTNLSKMPACNLMLLGAQRRTLSGFSSTSLLPHTGYIYHCDVVQSLPPDLRRKAARLVSAKCTLAARVDSFHESADGKVGYDLKEEIERKFDKWQEPPPVKQVKPLPAPLDGQRKKRGGRRYRKMKERLGLTEIRKHANRMTFAEIEDDAYQEDLGFSLGQLGKSGSGRVRQAQVNDSTKARISKSLQRTLQKQSMTYGGKSTVRDRSSGTSSSVAFTPLQGLEIVNPQAAEKKVAEANQKYFSNMAEFLKVKREKDDKV; encoded by the exons GGTGGGGAAGGCGGTGATAGTGATGGGGAGCCCGGGGAGAGTCAAACCGATGGGGGTCTGGAGGACATACCGGAGGAGATGGAGGTGGATTACAGTGGGACGGAGAGTGTCACATCCATAGCTAAACTAAGACACAGCAAACCA TTTGCTGAAATCATGGATAAAGTTAGTCAGTATGTTGGAAATCAACGCAAGAATTCAGAAG TGTCTGGACCTGTTGAGGCAGACCCAGAGTACAGACTCATTGTCGCCGCCAACAATCTGACAGTGGAAATAGATAATGAACTTA ATATCATTCACAAATTTGTTCGTGACAAGTACTCCAAAAGGTTTCCAGAACTGGAGTCTCTGGTGCCAAATGCATTAGACTATATCAGAACCGTTAAG GAGCTGGGCAACAATCTTGAAAAGTGCAAAAATAATGAGACCCTCCAGCAGATCCTGACCAATGCCACCATCATGGTGGTCAGTGTCACAGCCTCAACCACACAAGG GACGATGCTTGGGGAAGACGAACTCCAACGATTGGAGGAGGCGTGTGACATAGCCCTTGAGCTCAACCAATCGAAGCACAGGATCTATGAATATGTGGAATCCAGGATGTCGTTCATTGCTCCTAATCTTTCAATAATAGTTGGAGCATCAACTGCTGCTAAGATTATGG GTATTGCTGGTGGGCTGACTAACCTGTCCAAGATGCCTGCGTGTAATCTGATGTTGCTGGGAGCTCAGCGGAGGACTCTGTCTGGATTCAGCAGCACTTCCCTGCTGCCCCACACTGGCTACATCTACCACTGTGACGTAGTACAGTCTCTGCCTCCA GATCTGAGGAGAAAAGCTGCTCGTCTGGTTTCAGCTAAATGCACTCTGGCAGCTCGTGTGGACAGTTTCCATGAGAGTGCAGATGGCAAG GTCGGCTATGACCTGAAAGAGGAGATTGAGCGAAAGTTTGATAAATGGCAGGAGCCCCCACCAGTCAAGCAGGTAAAGCCTCTTCCAGCACCCCTAGATGGACAGAGGAAGAAGAGAGGAGGAAGGAG GTATCGTAAGATGAAGGAGAGACTGGGTCTGACAGAAATTAGGAAACATGCCAACAGAATGACATTCGCCGAG ATCGAGGATGATGCTTATCAGGAGGATCTGGGCTTCAGTCTCGGTCAGCTGGGAAAATCAGGCAGCGGCAGGGTGAGACAAGCTCAGGTCAATGACTCCACCAAGGCCAGAATATCCAAGTCTCTACAG CGGACATTGCAGAAGCAGAGTATGACTTATGGTGGGAAGTCCACTGTCAGAGACAGGTCATCTGGAACCAGTTCCAGTGTGGCGTTTACTCCATTACAG GGGCTGGAGATTGTGAACCCACAAGCTGCAGAGAAGAAGGTGGCGGAAGCCAATCAGAAATATTTCTCCAACATGGCTGAGTTCCTCAAGGTGAAGCGAGAGAAAGACGACAAGGTGTGA